One genomic window of Kaistia geumhonensis includes the following:
- the trbG gene encoding P-type conjugative transfer protein TrbG — protein MRDHLRRPASRGVRLSGSALLLISGLTLAGCATNQPPQISYDADVPPLPPVPAAVTEAPPRPLHTPPAWTPARGGAAAGTPAGRVENANAAARVEPRREGYFNSIQIYPWSEGALYQVYAAPGQITNIALEPGESLTGAGPIAAGDTARWIIGDTESGSGITRRVHVLVKPTRPDITTNLVITTDRRIYMIELRSGERPYMPAVAWAYPPSPASQRQAVPATPVIPAVAVRNYRYGLTGDTPPWRPISVYDDGRRVYVEFPRGIVQGEMPPLFVIGADGEPQIANSRIHQNILIVDRLFGAAELRLGSGERQQTVRIVRTDGRHAS, from the coding sequence ATGAGAGATCATCTCCGCCGACCCGCGAGCCGTGGCGTCCGCCTATCAGGCTCTGCGCTTTTACTGATTTCCGGATTGACGCTGGCCGGCTGCGCGACCAACCAACCGCCGCAGATCAGTTATGACGCCGATGTACCGCCGCTTCCCCCGGTGCCGGCTGCCGTCACGGAGGCGCCCCCTAGGCCGCTTCACACACCGCCCGCCTGGACACCCGCGCGCGGTGGTGCTGCCGCAGGGACCCCAGCGGGCCGCGTTGAGAATGCCAATGCCGCCGCGCGCGTCGAGCCACGTCGCGAGGGCTACTTCAACTCGATCCAGATCTATCCCTGGAGCGAGGGCGCGCTCTATCAAGTCTATGCCGCTCCCGGGCAGATCACCAACATCGCGCTGGAACCCGGCGAAAGCCTGACTGGCGCCGGCCCGATTGCTGCGGGTGACACGGCGCGCTGGATCATCGGTGACACCGAGAGCGGCTCGGGCATCACGCGCCGCGTCCATGTTCTCGTAAAGCCGACACGGCCAGACATCACGACTAATCTGGTCATCACCACTGACCGGCGCATCTACATGATCGAGCTGCGCTCGGGCGAACGCCCCTATATGCCGGCCGTCGCCTGGGCCTATCCGCCGTCGCCCGCCTCGCAGAGACAGGCGGTGCCCGCAACGCCAGTGATCCCGGCCGTTGCGGTACGGAACTATCGTTACGGCCTCACGGGAGACACGCCGCCGTGGCGGCCAATCTCGGTCTACGACGACGGGCGTCGCGTCTATGTCGAGTTTCCGCGCGGGATCGTTCAGGGCGAGATGCCACCGCTCTTCGTGATCGGCGCCGATGGCGAACCGCAGATTGCCAACAGCCGGATTCACCAGAACATCCTGATCGTCGACCGCTTGTTCGGCGCCGCCGAGCTCCGTCTCGGCAGCGGCGAGCGCCAGCAGACGGTCCGGATCGTTCGCACCGATGGGAGGCACGCGTCATGA
- the guaB gene encoding IMP dehydrogenase, translating into MAQIVELSTGREALTFDDVLLQPGHSFVMPGEVDIRTRLTRQIELNIPIISSAMDTVTEARLAIAMAQAGGLGVIHRNLSPEQQAEEVRQVKKFESGMVVNPLTIGPDATLAEALALMKAHRISGIPVVEGTATPGRLVGILTNRDVRFASNPGQRVYELMTRENLITVKEGVSQAEAKRLLHKHRIEKLLVVDEAYRCVGLITVKDMEKTQLHPNAAKDEQGRLRVAAATTVGEQGIERSERLIDAGVDLIVVDTAHGHSQRVLDAVERVKKLSNRVQIIAGNVATADGTRALIDAGADAVKIGIGPGSICTTRVVAGVGVPQLTAIMEAVAAAEGADVPVIADGGIKYSGDLAKALAAGARCAMIGSLLAGTEESPGEVYLHQGRSFKAYRGMGSVGAMARGSADRYFQAEVRDTLKLVPEGIEGQVPYKGPVGGVLHQLAGGLRAAMGYVGAENLETFRERARFIRISTAGLRESHTHDVTITRESPNYPGIG; encoded by the coding sequence ATGGCCCAGATCGTCGAACTCTCCACCGGCCGCGAGGCGCTGACCTTCGACGACGTGCTGCTTCAGCCCGGACATTCCTTTGTCATGCCGGGCGAGGTCGATATCCGCACCCGTCTGACCCGCCAGATCGAGCTCAACATCCCGATCATCTCCTCGGCGATGGACACCGTCACCGAGGCCCGCCTCGCCATCGCGATGGCGCAGGCCGGCGGCCTCGGCGTCATTCACCGCAATCTCTCGCCCGAGCAGCAGGCCGAGGAAGTCCGTCAGGTCAAGAAGTTCGAATCGGGCATGGTCGTGAACCCGCTGACCATCGGGCCCGACGCCACGCTCGCCGAGGCGCTGGCGCTGATGAAGGCGCATCGGATCTCCGGCATTCCGGTCGTGGAGGGGACCGCGACGCCCGGCCGCCTCGTCGGCATCCTCACCAATCGCGACGTCCGCTTCGCCTCCAATCCCGGCCAGCGCGTCTACGAGCTGATGACGCGCGAGAATCTCATCACGGTGAAGGAAGGCGTCAGCCAGGCTGAGGCGAAGCGCCTGCTGCACAAGCATCGTATCGAGAAGCTGCTCGTCGTCGACGAAGCCTATCGCTGCGTCGGCCTCATCACCGTCAAGGACATGGAGAAGACGCAGCTCCACCCGAACGCCGCCAAGGACGAGCAGGGGCGGCTGCGCGTCGCCGCCGCGACGACGGTGGGCGAGCAGGGGATCGAGCGGTCGGAGCGGCTCATCGATGCCGGCGTCGACCTCATCGTGGTCGACACCGCCCATGGTCATTCGCAGCGCGTGCTCGACGCCGTCGAGCGGGTGAAGAAGCTCTCCAACCGCGTCCAGATCATCGCCGGCAACGTCGCCACCGCGGATGGTACCCGCGCGCTGATCGACGCGGGTGCCGATGCGGTGAAGATCGGCATCGGCCCCGGCTCGATCTGCACGACGCGCGTCGTCGCCGGCGTCGGCGTGCCGCAGCTGACCGCGATCATGGAGGCGGTCGCCGCCGCCGAGGGCGCCGATGTTCCCGTCATCGCCGATGGCGGCATCAAATATTCGGGCGATCTCGCCAAGGCGCTCGCGGCCGGTGCCCGCTGCGCGATGATCGGTTCTCTCCTGGCCGGCACCGAGGAGAGCCCCGGCGAGGTCTATCTCCATCAGGGCCGCTCGTTCAAAGCCTATCGCGGCATGGGATCGGTCGGCGCGATGGCCCGCGGCTCGGCCGACCGCTACTTCCAGGCCGAGGTGCGCGACACCCTGAAGCTCGTGCCGGAGGGCATCGAAGGGCAGGTCCCCTACAAGGGTCCGGTCGGCGGCGTCCTCCATCAGCTCGCCGGCGGTCTGCGCGCCGCCATGGGCTATGTCGGCGCGGAGAATCTCGAGACCTTCCGGGAACGGGCGCGCTTCATCCGCATTTCGACCGCGGGTCTGCGCGAGAGCCATACGCATGACGTGACGATCACGCGCGAGAGCCCGAACTATCCGGGCATCGGGTGA
- a CDS encoding RsmB/NOP family class I SAM-dependent RNA methyltransferase, with protein MTPVARISAAIEVLDDVFSRRRPVADALKDWGLAHRFAGSKDRRAIGDLVFDALRHRASAAWAAGGEDGRAVMLGLMRTHRGLDVAGIERQISGERFAPEPLSAEERAALAEDRLAAAPDPVRGDYPEWLADELGRVLGETTVAEMRAMAEVAPLDLRVNTLKCDADRAARELASELGRQPERPALAPLCLRLPVEPERGEPHIASTESFLKGHIEIQDLGSQLAAEFAGARPGMQVLDICAGGGGKTLAMAAAMGNHGQIFAYDSDRRRLAPIHDRLARAGIRNVQVRAPKPNTDVLDDLEHRMDLVLVDAPCTGTGTWRRNPDAKWRIRPGSLAERIKDQVAVLDQAARYVRPGGRLAYITCSLLPSENGDQIAAFLDRHPGFSVVDPASVVAAYEAEAMVVLGEAVTLLPQGLMMTPLRSGTDGFFVSVMTLRS; from the coding sequence ATGACGCCAGTTGCCCGCATCTCCGCTGCCATCGAGGTTCTCGACGATGTGTTTTCGCGACGCCGTCCCGTCGCCGATGCGCTGAAGGACTGGGGACTGGCGCATCGCTTCGCCGGATCGAAGGACCGCCGGGCGATCGGCGATCTCGTCTTCGATGCGCTTCGCCACCGCGCTTCCGCCGCTTGGGCAGCCGGCGGCGAGGACGGGCGTGCCGTGATGCTCGGCCTCATGCGCACCCATCGCGGGCTCGACGTCGCCGGGATCGAGCGCCAGATCTCAGGAGAACGGTTCGCGCCGGAGCCGCTATCGGCCGAGGAGCGCGCCGCGCTCGCCGAGGATCGGCTCGCCGCCGCGCCGGACCCTGTGCGCGGCGATTATCCGGAATGGCTGGCGGATGAACTCGGCCGCGTTCTCGGCGAGACGACCGTCGCCGAAATGCGGGCGATGGCCGAGGTGGCGCCGCTCGACCTGCGCGTCAACACGCTCAAATGCGACGCCGACCGCGCCGCCCGCGAGCTTGCGTCCGAGCTCGGCCGGCAGCCCGAGCGTCCGGCGCTGGCGCCGCTCTGCCTGCGCCTTCCCGTCGAGCCGGAGCGCGGCGAGCCGCATATCGCCTCCACCGAGAGCTTCCTGAAGGGCCATATCGAGATCCAGGATCTCGGCAGCCAGCTCGCAGCGGAGTTTGCCGGCGCGCGGCCGGGCATGCAGGTGCTCGACATCTGCGCCGGCGGTGGCGGCAAGACGCTCGCCATGGCCGCGGCCATGGGCAATCACGGCCAGATCTTCGCCTATGATTCCGATCGCCGGCGGCTCGCCCCGATCCACGACCGCCTCGCCCGCGCCGGCATCCGCAACGTGCAGGTGCGCGCGCCGAAGCCGAACACGGATGTCCTCGACGACCTCGAGCACCGGATGGATCTCGTCCTCGTCGATGCGCCCTGCACCGGGACCGGCACCTGGCGGCGCAATCCCGACGCAAAATGGCGCATCCGGCCGGGCAGTCTCGCCGAGCGGATCAAGGACCAGGTCGCAGTGCTCGACCAGGCGGCGCGCTACGTCAGGCCCGGCGGCCGTCTCGCCTACATCACCTGCTCGCTGCTGCCATCGGAAAATGGCGACCAGATCGCCGCCTTCCTCGATCGGCATCCGGGCTTCTCGGTCGTCGATCCGGCTTCGGTCGTCGCCGCCTATGAGGCCGAGGCCATGGTGGTCCTCGGAGAGGCCGTCACCTTGCTGCCGCAGGGGCTGATGATGACGCCGCTTCGAAGCGGTACCGACGGCTTCTTCGTCTCGGTGATGACACTGCGCAGCTGA
- a CDS encoding DUF2274 domain-containing protein produces MTKLKLGPIIDDKPVKVTIELPAQLHRDLVAYAAALGREQGQTIGDPTKLIVPMLERFIATDRGFARARRDSGQHAPRAAAHGG; encoded by the coding sequence ATGACCAAGCTGAAGCTCGGCCCGATCATCGACGACAAGCCGGTGAAAGTGACGATTGAACTCCCTGCGCAGTTGCATCGCGACCTCGTCGCCTACGCCGCAGCACTCGGCCGCGAACAAGGCCAGACCATCGGCGACCCGACAAAGCTGATCGTGCCCATGCTCGAGCGCTTCATTGCAACCGATCGGGGGTTCGCCCGCGCGCGCCGCGATAGCGGTCAGCACGCACCTCGCGCCGCAGCTCATGGCGGATGA
- a CDS encoding TrbI/VirB10 family protein gives MSERDTQSGADAPLVGTQPGDAAAPMRLRGEPPRVTRLSRKVLGGVSLVAALGIGGALIYALQTRNIGPGSEELYSTQNRRTADGLAGLPRNYTGPVLGPPLPGDLGRPILDAQNRGQPVTPPMAAAPTVDPVEQRRRAEEEAARTSHVFFQTEARVAAPIATVGGPGSPSLAGLGLPGQQGAPTAQDRQLAFLNAGVDRRTVSPDRVMAPASPYVLQTGAVIAAALITGIRSDLPGQITAQVTEHVYDSPTGRILLVPQGTRLIGEYSNDVGFGQRRVLLVWKRLILPNGRSIVLERQPGADAQGYAGLQDGVDYHWWDLAKAAGLSTLLSVGAELAVDDQDRLLRAIRNGAQDTINHAGQQIIRRQLNVAPTLTIRPGFPVRVIVTRDLVLEPYGGL, from the coding sequence ATGAGCGAGCGCGACACGCAGAGCGGTGCCGACGCACCGCTGGTTGGCACACAGCCCGGCGACGCCGCTGCGCCCATGCGGCTGCGCGGCGAACCGCCCCGGGTCACCCGACTGTCGCGCAAGGTGCTGGGCGGTGTCAGCCTCGTCGCCGCCCTCGGGATCGGTGGTGCGCTCATCTATGCGCTTCAGACACGCAACATCGGCCCTGGCAGTGAGGAGCTCTACTCCACGCAGAACCGGCGAACCGCGGATGGGCTCGCCGGCCTACCACGCAACTATACCGGTCCGGTGCTCGGGCCTCCGCTGCCCGGGGATCTGGGGCGCCCCATCCTCGATGCGCAGAATCGTGGTCAGCCCGTCACGCCGCCGATGGCGGCAGCGCCCACCGTCGATCCGGTCGAGCAGCGCAGGCGCGCGGAAGAAGAAGCTGCCCGAACGAGCCACGTCTTCTTCCAGACGGAGGCGCGCGTCGCAGCTCCGATTGCGACAGTTGGCGGACCGGGCAGCCCGAGCCTCGCCGGGCTGGGCCTTCCGGGCCAGCAAGGCGCACCGACGGCGCAGGATCGCCAGCTCGCATTCCTGAATGCGGGCGTGGACCGCCGCACCGTCTCGCCCGATCGCGTGATGGCTCCGGCATCGCCCTATGTGCTTCAGACCGGCGCCGTCATCGCCGCGGCCCTCATCACGGGCATCCGATCCGACCTGCCGGGCCAGATCACCGCGCAGGTCACGGAGCATGTCTACGACAGCCCCACCGGGCGCATCCTGCTCGTCCCGCAGGGCACGCGGCTGATCGGCGAGTACAGCAACGACGTCGGCTTCGGTCAGCGCCGGGTGCTGCTGGTCTGGAAGCGGCTCATTCTGCCGAACGGCCGTTCGATTGTCCTGGAACGTCAACCCGGAGCCGACGCGCAAGGCTATGCGGGTCTGCAGGATGGCGTCGATTATCACTGGTGGGATCTCGCCAAGGCTGCCGGCCTGTCGACCCTGCTGTCGGTCGGCGCCGAACTCGCTGTTGACGATCAGGATCGGCTGCTCCGAGCGATCCGCAACGGTGCACAAGACACGATCAACCACGCCGGCCAGCAGATCATCCGTCGGCAGCTCAATGTCGCGCCGACCCTGACGATCAGACCGGGGTTCCCCGTGCGTGTCATCGTCACCCGCGACCTCGTGCTCGAACCTTATGGAGGGTTGTGA
- a CDS encoding DoxX family membrane protein has protein sequence MLETTALAFAGRVIVGFLFVVIGVRLLMARQPVSGLLAAKKIPLPLFVAIAGGVIEIALGAAAVAGLAPRATFLAMALFVIAATAMVHDFWKLAGPAQAQEINHVLVHGLVVGGLLVMAAYPW, from the coding sequence ATGCTGGAGACAACCGCACTGGCGTTCGCCGGACGTGTCATCGTCGGCTTTCTCTTCGTGGTCATCGGGGTGCGGCTCCTGATGGCGCGCCAGCCCGTCTCCGGTCTTCTCGCCGCGAAGAAGATCCCGCTGCCGCTTTTCGTAGCCATCGCCGGCGGGGTGATCGAGATCGCTCTCGGCGCCGCGGCGGTCGCCGGCTTGGCGCCGCGGGCGACCTTCCTCGCCATGGCGCTCTTCGTCATCGCCGCGACGGCGATGGTGCATGATTTCTGGAAGCTCGCGGGTCCGGCCCAAGCCCAGGAGATCAACCATGTGCTCGTGCACGGCCTCGTGGTCGGCGGGCTCCTCGTGATGGCCGCCTATCCGTGGTGA
- a CDS encoding LysR substrate-binding domain-containing protein: protein MPRSKIELRHVRYIIAAAERGSFRRAAQDLGVEQSAISRRIRDVEDEIGAQLFRRHPAGVDLTDIGRQFLHQASPGAHQIGSALARARTGAAKGRYLTVGVFGPLTMGFLPELFGAFRCDRPGTRLRFSEASTPDLIAAVRRGQLDIGVVAEASPGQGYAITHLWEEPVYLAMPEGDPLADQKAIRWCELRGRLFVVTDLVTGDFAKAYLERQLQVPRNALHVEQLSVTRESLMQIVAHGGGVTIAGSAHVRSGLSGVTFRPIEDAMLRYGAVHSRGTLHRDLEHLLTLSKSFSEKDQARFVRQRLIRHELRREVRADRYRGARGRTPDRLQ from the coding sequence GTGCCGAGATCGAAGATCGAGCTGCGCCATGTGCGCTATATCATCGCTGCCGCGGAAAGGGGGAGCTTCCGGCGCGCGGCACAAGATCTCGGCGTCGAGCAGTCGGCGATCAGCCGCCGCATCCGCGATGTCGAGGATGAGATCGGGGCCCAGCTCTTCCGCCGTCATCCTGCCGGCGTCGACCTGACGGACATTGGCAGGCAGTTTCTGCACCAAGCCAGCCCCGGCGCACATCAGATCGGTTCGGCACTCGCACGCGCGCGGACCGGGGCGGCGAAAGGGCGATATCTCACGGTTGGCGTCTTCGGGCCACTGACCATGGGGTTTCTGCCGGAACTCTTCGGCGCCTTTCGGTGCGACAGGCCGGGCACCCGCCTGCGCTTCAGCGAAGCGAGCACGCCTGACCTCATCGCGGCCGTGCGGCGCGGGCAGTTGGATATCGGTGTTGTAGCCGAGGCTTCGCCTGGGCAGGGCTATGCCATCACCCATCTGTGGGAAGAACCCGTCTACCTGGCCATGCCGGAAGGTGACCCGCTCGCCGACCAGAAGGCAATTCGATGGTGCGAGCTGCGCGGTCGCCTCTTCGTGGTGACTGACCTGGTGACGGGCGATTTCGCGAAGGCGTATCTCGAGCGGCAACTCCAGGTTCCGCGTAATGCACTGCACGTCGAGCAGTTGTCTGTGACGCGAGAGTCGTTGATGCAGATCGTCGCCCACGGCGGCGGCGTCACCATCGCGGGCAGCGCTCATGTCCGTTCTGGCCTATCCGGCGTCACCTTCCGTCCGATTGAGGACGCCATGCTTCGCTATGGCGCGGTCCATTCGCGTGGGACTCTCCACAGGGATCTCGAACATCTGCTGACATTGTCGAAGTCCTTCTCAGAGAAGGACCAGGCGAGGTTCGTCCGCCAGCGCCTCATCCGCCATGAGCTGCGGCGCGAGGTGCGTGCTGACCGCTATCGCGGCGCGCGCGGGCGAACCCCCGATCGGTTGCAATGA
- a CDS encoding MAPEG family protein yields the protein MLKTVIFWPAIVQAALIFLAYVRLGMARSGAVRSGAVRDTDFAPGSEPPESAAGRRAVANQFELPVLFFVVIGFLFLIDGVSILELALAWLFVATRAVHLVAIFSNALMLRHASFAAGFLIVVALWIDLAVRLI from the coding sequence ATGTTGAAAACTGTCATTTTTTGGCCGGCCATTGTTCAGGCCGCGCTCATCTTCCTCGCCTATGTCCGGCTCGGCATGGCGCGCTCCGGTGCGGTCCGTTCCGGGGCTGTCCGCGACACGGATTTCGCGCCGGGCAGCGAGCCGCCCGAATCCGCCGCCGGCCGCCGCGCAGTGGCCAACCAGTTCGAGTTGCCGGTCCTTTTCTTCGTCGTGATCGGCTTTCTCTTCCTGATCGACGGCGTCTCGATCCTGGAACTGGCTCTGGCCTGGCTGTTCGTGGCGACGCGCGCCGTGCATCTCGTTGCGATCTTTTCCAACGCCCTGATGCTCCGCCATGCGAGCTTCGCCGCGGGCTTTCTGATAGTGGTGGCGCTCTGGATCGATCTCGCGGTCCGGCTGATCTAG
- the guaA gene encoding glutamine-hydrolyzing GMP synthase: MTDTILIVDFGSQVTQLIARRLRETGVYCEIHPFQKAEEAFERLKPKGVILSGSPASTVDIGSPRAPDAIFEAEIPVLGICYGEQTMSAQLGGAVETGHHREFGRAFIEVKRNSALFEGLWEPGSRHQVWMSHGDRITAIPQGFEVIAVSEGAPFAAIADERRRLYGVQFHPEVLHTPDGGKLLANFVHHVVGLKSDWTMAAYRAEMIAKIRAQVGEGRVLCALSGGVDSAVAAVLIHEAIGEQLTCVYVDHGLMRLGESEQVVSLFREHFNIPLVHVDASDLFIGELEGVSDPETKRKIIGRLFIDVFEAEARKIAADGRGAPQFLAQGTLYPDVIESVSFSGGPSVTIKSHHNVGGLPARMNMKLVEPLRELFKDEVRALGRELGLPDFFVGRHPFPGPGLAIRCPGGITREKLDILRKADAIYLDEIRKAGLYDTIWQAFAVLLPVQTVGVMGDGRTYDSVCALRAVTSVDGMTADFYHFDMTFLANAATRIINEVKGINRVVYDVTSKPPGTIEWE, translated from the coding sequence ATGACCGACACCATTCTCATCGTCGATTTCGGGTCCCAGGTGACGCAGCTCATCGCGCGGCGGCTTCGGGAGACTGGCGTCTATTGTGAGATCCATCCGTTCCAGAAGGCGGAGGAGGCGTTCGAGCGGCTGAAACCGAAGGGCGTCATCCTCTCAGGCAGCCCGGCAAGCACCGTCGATATCGGCTCGCCGCGGGCGCCGGATGCGATTTTCGAAGCCGAAATTCCCGTGCTCGGCATCTGCTATGGCGAGCAGACCATGAGTGCGCAGCTCGGCGGCGCGGTCGAGACGGGCCATCACCGCGAGTTCGGCCGTGCTTTCATCGAGGTGAAGAGGAATTCGGCGCTCTTCGAGGGGCTGTGGGAGCCGGGGAGCCGCCATCAGGTCTGGATGAGCCATGGCGACAGGATCACGGCCATTCCGCAGGGCTTCGAGGTCATCGCCGTGTCGGAGGGCGCACCCTTCGCCGCGATCGCCGACGAGCGCCGGCGCCTCTACGGCGTCCAGTTCCATCCCGAGGTGCTGCATACGCCGGATGGCGGCAAGCTTCTCGCCAATTTCGTGCATCATGTCGTCGGCCTCAAATCCGATTGGACCATGGCCGCCTACCGCGCCGAAATGATCGCGAAGATCCGCGCGCAGGTGGGCGAGGGCAGGGTGCTCTGCGCGCTGTCAGGCGGTGTCGATTCCGCCGTCGCGGCCGTGCTCATCCATGAGGCGATCGGCGAGCAGCTCACCTGCGTCTATGTCGATCACGGACTGATGCGGCTCGGCGAGAGCGAGCAGGTCGTTTCGCTGTTCCGCGAGCATTTCAACATCCCGCTCGTCCATGTCGACGCGTCCGATCTCTTCATCGGTGAGCTCGAGGGAGTCAGCGACCCCGAGACGAAGCGCAAGATCATCGGCCGACTGTTCATTGATGTGTTCGAGGCGGAGGCGAGGAAGATCGCCGCCGACGGGCGCGGCGCACCGCAGTTCCTTGCTCAGGGGACGCTCTACCCCGACGTCATCGAGAGCGTCTCGTTCTCGGGCGGCCCTTCCGTGACGATCAAGTCGCACCACAATGTCGGCGGCCTGCCGGCGCGCATGAACATGAAGCTGGTCGAGCCGCTGCGCGAGCTTTTCAAGGACGAGGTGCGCGCGCTCGGGCGCGAACTCGGCCTGCCGGATTTCTTCGTCGGCCGCCACCCCTTCCCCGGTCCCGGCCTTGCCATTCGCTGCCCCGGCGGCATCACGCGCGAGAAGCTCGACATCCTCCGCAAGGCCGATGCGATCTATCTCGACGAGATCCGCAAGGCTGGCCTCTACGACACGATCTGGCAGGCTTTCGCGGTGCTGCTCCCGGTTCAGACCGTTGGCGTCATGGGCGACGGCCGCACTTACGATTCCGTCTGCGCGTTGCGCGCGGTCACCTCGGTCGACGGCATGACGGCCGACTTCTACCACTTCGACATGACCTTCCTCGCCAACGCGGCAACCCGCATCATCAACGAGGTCAAGGGCATCAACCGCGTCGTATACGACGTGACCTCGAAGCCTCCGGGAACCATCGAGTGGGAATAA
- a CDS encoding helix-turn-helix transcriptional regulator, producing MGQSEPLEIRRTIRRHQLREMVPLADSTIYEMEQRGEFPRRFALSPRCIVWDLAEVHAWLLARRAKPIQRAQHPDVTKRKSRPVKGQDRAR from the coding sequence ATGGGTCAGAGCGAGCCTTTGGAGATCAGGAGGACCATCCGGCGGCACCAACTGCGCGAGATGGTGCCCCTGGCCGACAGCACAATCTACGAGATGGAGCAGCGCGGTGAATTTCCACGCCGCTTCGCGCTGTCGCCGCGCTGCATCGTCTGGGATCTCGCAGAGGTCCACGCCTGGTTGCTGGCGCGGCGCGCGAAGCCGATCCAGCGCGCACAGCACCCCGACGTGACCAAGCGCAAGTCCCGCCCGGTCAAAGGGCAGGATCGAGCGCGATAG
- a CDS encoding tyrosine-type recombinase/integrase: MLTDAVLKYLKPKAKMYKVTDRDGMYVRVAPTGGISFRLDYRLNGRRETVHLGKYARDGITLARARELCLDAKRMIAEGRSPAIEKQREKRRIKEAKSFGEFGEKWLTGAPMADSTRAMRRAIFERELKPVWRNRLLTEITPDDLRAHCAKIVERGAPATAIHVRDILKQIYAFAILHGEKVANPADDVGPASIATFTPKDRALSPTEIRIMLKQLEHVATLPTIRLGMKLYLLTMVRKSELQDAVWDEVDFENAVWTIPKERMKRSKPHNVYLCRQTLDIMIALKTCAGNSRYLLPSRYDADAPMSRATFNRVTYAVVEQAKKEGLPLEPFTVHDLRRTGSTLLNELGFNRDWIEKCLAHEDGRSSRGVYNKAEYEVQRRHMMQEWADTVDAWVEGRKYVPTLLPTVMPPIALDPAL; the protein is encoded by the coding sequence ATGTTGACGGACGCAGTACTCAAGTACCTGAAACCAAAAGCCAAAATGTACAAGGTGACCGATCGTGACGGCATGTATGTGCGCGTCGCTCCGACAGGCGGCATCTCGTTCCGGCTCGACTACCGGCTGAACGGCAGGCGGGAGACGGTCCATCTCGGCAAGTATGCCCGAGATGGGATCACACTTGCCCGGGCGCGCGAACTGTGCCTGGACGCGAAACGGATGATCGCCGAGGGGCGGTCCCCCGCCATCGAGAAGCAGCGGGAGAAGCGCCGGATCAAGGAGGCTAAGAGCTTCGGCGAGTTCGGCGAGAAGTGGCTGACGGGCGCCCCGATGGCCGACAGCACACGAGCCATGCGCCGCGCGATCTTCGAGCGTGAACTCAAGCCCGTCTGGCGAAACCGTTTGCTGACCGAGATCACGCCTGACGACCTGCGCGCCCACTGCGCCAAGATCGTGGAACGGGGCGCGCCGGCGACGGCCATCCATGTGCGGGATATCCTGAAGCAGATCTACGCCTTCGCCATTCTCCACGGCGAAAAGGTCGCGAACCCGGCCGATGACGTTGGTCCTGCCTCGATCGCCACCTTTACGCCGAAGGACAGGGCGCTGTCGCCGACCGAGATCCGCATCATGCTCAAGCAGCTCGAGCATGTCGCGACGCTGCCGACGATCCGTCTCGGCATGAAGCTCTACCTCCTCACCATGGTCCGGAAGAGCGAATTGCAGGACGCGGTCTGGGATGAGGTGGATTTCGAGAACGCCGTTTGGACGATCCCGAAGGAGCGCATGAAGCGGTCGAAGCCGCACAATGTCTACCTGTGCCGGCAGACCCTAGACATCATGATCGCGCTCAAGACCTGCGCTGGCAATTCAAGGTATCTGCTGCCGTCCCGTTACGACGCGGACGCGCCGATGTCGCGGGCGACCTTCAACCGGGTCACCTACGCTGTCGTCGAACAGGCCAAGAAGGAAGGGCTGCCGCTGGAGCCATTCACCGTGCATGATCTGCGCCGCACAGGCTCGACGCTGCTCAATGAGTTGGGCTTCAACCGCGACTGGATCGAAAAGTGCCTGGCGCACGAGGACGGGCGTTCATCTCGCGGCGTGTACAACAAGGCGGAATATGAGGTTCAGCGTCGTCACATGATGCAGGAATGGGCCGACACCGTCGATGCGTGGGTCGAGGGCCGGAAGTATGTTCCCACGCTGCTGCCGACAGTCATGCCGCCTATCGCGCTCGATCCTGCCCTTTGA